In the Opitutia bacterium genome, one interval contains:
- the kduI gene encoding 5-dehydro-4-deoxy-D-glucuronate isomerase — protein sequence MDLIPAADVRTYGSMSTSALREAFLVTDLYQPGKLTLRYWETDRTVIGGAMPLAAELPLSAAAELRSAFFCERRELGVINTGGDGTVTVDGQRYAMANLDTLYVGRGAQAISFASADATKPARFYLLSYPAHAAYPTTLARYDAANAVALGAAATANDRRLNKVIHAGGIKSCQLVMGFTILQPGSIWNTMPPHTHTRRSEVYMYFNIPNSAAVMHFMGKPDETRHLVVRDHEAVLSPPWSIHSGAGTDSYGFIWGMGGENQDFADMDPAPIATLR from the coding sequence ATGGATCTGATCCCTGCTGCTGACGTCCGCACCTACGGCTCGATGTCGACCTCCGCTTTGCGCGAGGCGTTCCTCGTCACGGACCTGTATCAACCCGGCAAGCTCACGCTGCGCTATTGGGAAACCGACCGCACGGTGATCGGCGGCGCTATGCCTTTGGCGGCCGAACTCCCGCTCTCCGCCGCCGCGGAGTTGCGCTCCGCATTTTTCTGCGAGCGCCGCGAACTCGGCGTCATCAACACCGGCGGCGACGGCACGGTCACCGTCGACGGCCAGCGCTACGCGATGGCCAACCTCGACACGCTCTACGTCGGCCGCGGCGCGCAGGCGATTTCGTTCGCCTCGGCCGACGCCACGAAGCCCGCGCGGTTCTACCTGCTGAGCTATCCGGCGCACGCCGCCTACCCGACGACGCTCGCGCGCTACGACGCAGCCAACGCCGTCGCGCTCGGCGCGGCCGCCACTGCGAACGATCGCCGGCTCAACAAGGTCATCCACGCCGGCGGCATCAAGAGCTGCCAGCTCGTCATGGGCTTCACGATCCTCCAGCCCGGCAGCATCTGGAACACGATGCCGCCGCACACGCACACGCGCCGCTCCGAGGTCTACATGTATTTCAACATCCCCAACAGCGCCGCCGTCATGCACTTCATGGGCAAGCCCGACGAGACGCGCCACCTCGTCGTCCGCGACCACGAAGCCGTTCTCTCCCCGCCGTGGTCGATCCACAGCGGCGCCGGCACCGACAGTTACGGCTTCATCTGGGGCATGGGCGGCGAGAATCAGGATTTCGCCGACA
- a CDS encoding pectin esterase has translation MLRSFLALSALALLAHAGEIKADAVVALDGSGNYTSLQDAISSAPMRTDSTQPRWTIRVKPGTYHERIYVQRERGLMRIVGDDAEKTVVEFNVHANLPGPDGKPLGTFRTPTVQIDGDGMQWENITLANTAGPVGQALALRADGDRLEFRRVRFLGWQDTILVNRGRHYFEDCYIEGHVDFIFGAATVWFERCHIHALRDGYLTAASTPQGSAHGYVFSHCKVTGAEGAKTYLGRPWRNFAKTVFLHTEMSANVRPEGWHNWNKPDAEKTTFYGEFASTGPGGAPAARVAWAHQLTSDEAASYTPAAVLGGADAWDPTASGR, from the coding sequence ATGCTCCGCTCGTTTCTCGCGCTCTCGGCCCTCGCACTGCTCGCTCACGCAGGTGAAATCAAAGCCGACGCCGTCGTCGCGCTCGACGGCAGTGGCAATTACACGTCGTTGCAGGACGCCATCAGCTCCGCGCCCATGCGCACCGATTCGACCCAGCCGCGCTGGACCATTCGCGTGAAGCCCGGCACTTACCACGAGCGCATCTACGTGCAACGCGAGCGCGGCCTGATGCGCATCGTCGGCGACGACGCGGAGAAGACGGTCGTCGAGTTCAACGTCCATGCGAATCTGCCCGGCCCCGACGGCAAACCGCTCGGCACGTTCCGCACACCGACGGTGCAGATCGATGGTGACGGCATGCAGTGGGAGAACATCACTCTCGCCAACACCGCGGGTCCGGTCGGCCAGGCCCTCGCGCTGCGCGCCGACGGCGACCGGCTCGAGTTCCGCCGCGTGCGCTTCCTCGGCTGGCAGGACACGATTCTCGTCAACCGCGGGCGCCACTACTTCGAGGACTGCTACATCGAGGGGCACGTCGACTTCATCTTCGGTGCCGCCACGGTCTGGTTCGAGCGCTGCCACATCCACGCGCTGCGCGACGGCTACCTGACCGCGGCGTCGACACCGCAGGGCTCTGCGCACGGCTACGTATTTTCCCATTGCAAGGTCACTGGCGCGGAGGGCGCGAAAACCTACCTCGGCCGTCCGTGGCGCAACTTCGCCAAGACCGTGTTCCTTCACACCGAGATGTCCGCCAACGTGCGTCCCGAGGGCTGGCACAACTGGAACAAGCCCGACGCCGAGAAGACCACGTTCTACGGCGAATTCGCCAGCACCGGCCCGGGCGGTGCGCCGGCCGCGCGCGTGGCTTGGGCGCACCAGCTCACATCGGACGAAGCGGCTTCCTACACGCCAGCCGCAGTCCTCGGCGGTGCGGATGCCTGGGACCCGACGGCGAGCGGCCGGTAG